The Alistipes megaguti sequence GCCACGTCGTCCGTCGAGTAGCAGCGCACCTCCTGCCCCGAGACGGGCGAGAAGGTGTGGCCCGCGCGGGCGAACAACAGTTTCAGATAGTCGTAGATCTCGGTCGTCGTGCCGACGGTCGAGCGGGGGTTGCGCGTATTGACCTTCTGCTCGATGGCGATGGCCGGGGCAATCCCCTCGATGATGTCGACATCCGGCTTGTTGATCTTTCCGAGGAACTGCCGGGCATAGGCCGAGAGGCTCTCCACGTAGCGGCGCTGCCCTTCGGCAAAGATCGTGTCGAAGGCCAGGGTCGATTTTCCGGATCCCGACAGACCGGTGATGACGACCAGTTTTTCGTGCGGGATCTCGAGCGAGATGTTGCGCAGGTTGTGGACCCGCGCCCCCTTGATATATATGCAGTTTTCGTGTTTTTCCATATCGGTTCGGCCCAATGCAGCGGCCGTTTCAGCAATCTGTTTTCTGTGTGTTGTTTCATCCGGCGATGCTCCGGCCTCTGTCGTTTCCTCGCCCGGGCCCCGTCTTTCACGTTCATCCTCCGTCATTCCCACACCCGGGTTCCGCCGGTTCCCACGCCCGGCCTCTGTCGTTTTCACGCCCGGGCCCCGTCTTTCACGTTCATCCTCCGTCATTCCCACACCCGGGTTCCGCCGGTTCCCATGCCCGGTCCGTCGTTTCTGTCTCCTCTATTCCCCTCCGCCGTTTTCACGCCCGGTCGCGGAGTGATCCGCCGGCCTTGCGAAGCCGCTCTTCGAGACGGTCGGCCAGAGTTTCGCGGATCGTGAGCCGCATGGTGCAGAGGTTGTCGAATTCCTGCGCTTCGATGCGGGGCTGCAGCTCCTTGACCACGCGCATGATGTCGTTCATCGCCACATAGGGAAAATCGACCGTCACCGTGCGGTCCACCGTCCGTTCGACGATCCGGGCGGCCTCGATGGCTGCGGCGGCCGACTCCCGGTAGGCGGCAATCAACCCCGGCACGCCGAGTTTCGTGCCGCCGAAGTAGCGAACCACAACGATCAGACAGTCCGTCAGGTCGTTCGACAGCAGCTGCCCGAGGATCGGTTTCCCGGCCGTCCCCGAGGGTTCGCCGTCGTCGTTGGCGCGGAACGCCTCGCCCCGGGGACCCAGACGCCAGGCGTAACAGTGGTGCGTGGCGTCGAAGAAGCGTTTGCGCAGCGCATCGAGGTGGTGTCGGATCTCCTCCTCCGAGCGGACGGGGAAGATCCACGACAGGAACTTGCTGCTCCGTTCGCGGCAGGCGGCCTCGGCCTCCCGGGCCACGGTGCGGTAGAGATCGTCGGCCTGCATCGCCTATCGCACTTTCCGGAAGAGGCGCTCCCAGCGGATGTTCGACGGGAACTTTCGGTTGGCGTCGAGCGACAGCCAGACGAACGAGGCCTTGCCGACGATGTGGTCCTCGGGGACGAATCCCCAGAAGCGCGAGTCGGCCGAATTGTGGCGGTTGTCGCCCATCATCCAGTAGTAATCCATGGCGAAGGTGTACTGCGAGGCAGGGGCTCCGTCGATGCGGATCACGCTGTCGCGCACTTCGAGCTCATGCCCTTCGTAGGCCTCGATGATGCGGCGGTACAAGGGCAGGTTTTCGGTCGTAAGCTCGACCGTGGCGCCCTTCTTCGGGATCCAGATCGGACCGTAGTTGTCCTGGCTCCAGCGGGCGTCGTTCCACTGCGGGAAGACGTCGGTCGAGGGCGAGTAGATGTATTTGCGTATGGAGATGACGTTGCTCGAGGCCTCGATCTTGCGGGCGGCCTCGTCGGTCAGCGACATGTAGTAGGCCGCACCGTTTCCGCTGTACTCCGTGATGCCGAGGTTGTCCAGTGCATACTGCGTGAAGGGGGCGTTGGTCTGTACGATGTAGGAGCTTTGCAGTCCGGGTATGGGCTCCTGGGCCGTGCCGTTGACATAGACCTGTCCGTCGCGGATCACGAGCGAATCGCCGGGCAGCGCCACGCAGCGCTTGATGTAGTTTTCGCGCTTGTCCACCGGGCGGCTGATGACCGTGTACTTTTCGTTGAGGCGTTTGCGTCCCTCCTCCTTGCCGAACGACTCCTCGAATCCGCGCAGCACGTCGTAGTAGGTCACCGACTGGTTTTCGAGCAGCACGGTGT is a genomic window containing:
- a CDS encoding YigZ family protein, whose protein sequence is MQADDLYRTVAREAEAACRERSSKFLSWIFPVRSEEEIRHHLDALRKRFFDATHHCYAWRLGPRGEAFRANDDGEPSGTAGKPILGQLLSNDLTDCLIVVVRYFGGTKLGVPGLIAAYRESAAAAIEAARIVERTVDRTVTVDFPYVAMNDIMRVVKELQPRIEAQEFDNLCTMRLTIRETLADRLEERLRKAGGSLRDRA
- the lepB gene encoding signal peptidase I, with amino-acid sequence MQKIKAFFGNKWVGFTFSALLYTLWFVVWTGNLWLLLGLPIIYDLYISKLFYRYVWHRNAELCQKNKVYKTVYEWVNAIIFATVVASLVHIFIFQMYVIPTSSMEKSLLVGDYLYVSKVSYGPQMPNTPLSFPFVHHTMPFSQTKKSFSEAIKWPYHRLKGLKPIRRNDVVVFNFPAGDTVLLENQSVTYYDVLRGFEESFGKEEGRKRLNEKYTVISRPVDKRENYIKRCVALPGDSLVIRDGQVYVNGTAQEPIPGLQSSYIVQTNAPFTQYALDNLGITEYSGNGAAYYMSLTDEAARKIEASSNVISIRKYIYSPSTDVFPQWNDARWSQDNYGPIWIPKKGATVELTTENLPLYRRIIEAYEGHELEVRDSVIRIDGAPASQYTFAMDYYWMMGDNRHNSADSRFWGFVPEDHIVGKASFVWLSLDANRKFPSNIRWERLFRKVR